A window of Microcystis aeruginosa FD4 contains these coding sequences:
- a CDS encoding type II toxin-antitoxin system HicA family toxin, with amino-acid sequence MPKLPILTGDEVIKALTRIGFQSIRQKGSHLRLKHEDGRVVTVPVHRGKTVGKGLLLKILRDAELTQEEFIRLL; translated from the coding sequence ATGCCAAAATTACCGATATTAACAGGTGATGAAGTTATCAAAGCTTTAACGAGAATAGGGTTTCAATCTATCCGACAAAAAGGAAGTCATCTGCGCTTAAAACATGAAGATGGAAGAGTTGTCACCGTACCTGTTCATCGGGGGAAAACTGTCGGGAAAGGATTACTCTTAAAAATTTTACGCGATGCTGAACTGACACAAGAAGAATTTATTCGTCTGCTGTAA
- a CDS encoding DUF433 domain-containing protein, whose product MTTNLLNNAITIDNEIQHGKPILTGTRIPIAIVIGSLAGGMSYEEVMEEYGVTQEQILASLAYFSELLNNEIIYPMEKTS is encoded by the coding sequence ATGACAACCAACTTATTAAATAATGCTATTACCATAGATAACGAAATTCAACATGGTAAACCAATATTAACAGGAACCCGAATCCCGATCGCCATTGTTATTGGTTCCCTGGCAGGAGGAATGAGCTATGAAGAAGTCATGGAGGAATATGGAGTTACTCAAGAGCAAATTCTTGCTTCTTTAGCATATTTTTCTGAACTTTTAAATAATGAAATCATTTATCCAATGGAGAAAACCAGTTGA
- a CDS encoding HNH endonuclease, with product MARPYISAELRKLVAERADFLCEYCLISASDRVSGYQVDYIISVKHGGATSADNLCYACIFCNLQKGTDLGSINWETGELVRFFTRVETCGKNIFNLKKLLSNPLLILGT from the coding sequence ATGGCTCGACCTTACATTAGTGCAGAATTGCGAAAATTAGTTGCTGAACGTGCCGATTTTCTCTGTGAATATTGCTTAATTTCTGCTTCTGATAGGGTATCTGGCTATCAGGTGGATTATATCATTAGTGTTAAACATGGGGGAGCAACTTCGGCTGATAATTTGTGCTACGCCTGTATTTTTTGCAATTTACAAAAAGGTACAGATTTAGGCTCAATTAATTGGGAAACTGGAGAACTTGTCCGTTTTTTTACCCGCGTCGAGACTTGTGGAAAGAACATTTTCAACTTAAAGAAGCTTTTATCCAACCCATTACTGATATTGGGAACGTGA
- a CDS encoding TldD/PmbA family protein, with amino-acid sequence MSPTLLISKELPTLKYNPSLERFDSSWAAPLSTLLGLGRAAGATFIEFFLERVNYISCLAEDDTITSLSPKLSTGAGIRLFRGKADCYVSTNDLSFQGLKNALEKGLSILGLNLPGPNAYIPEINLEMFRDYATVKNKDIWLNNCSSLREMGDILLNANVHLNQKASHVQSRRAAYFRDWQEILVAASDGTFARDIRLTQSVGYNLLCADGTNRSSIGKRVGSTSNPDFLRTWNAEESAAEVAESAGKMLYADYVESGSYPIVMANEFGGVIFHEACGHLLETTQIEQKTTPFLDKKGEKIAHENLTAWDEGLSDKAFGTIDMDDEGMPAQRTLLIENGILKNFIADRTGSMKTGHPRTGSGRRQNYTYAAASRMRNTYIAPGEYNLDNLFNSIDKGIYCKKMGGGSVGATGEFNFAVEEAYLIENGNLTKPLKGATLIGSAKEIMNKISMCSQDLGLAAGFCGSVSGSVYVTVGQPHLKVDSITVGGR; translated from the coding sequence ATGTCACCCACTCTACTCATCTCCAAAGAACTCCCCACCCTGAAATATAATCCTAGTCTGGAGCGCTTTGATAGCTCTTGGGCGGCCCCTTTGTCCACTCTTTTGGGACTGGGACGGGCTGCCGGGGCAACTTTTATCGAATTTTTCCTCGAAAGAGTTAACTATATCAGTTGTTTAGCCGAAGATGACACCATCACCAGTCTCTCACCGAAACTATCTACAGGGGCAGGAATCCGTCTTTTTCGCGGTAAAGCCGATTGTTACGTCAGTACCAACGATTTAAGCTTCCAAGGCTTAAAAAATGCCCTAGAAAAAGGTTTATCGATTCTCGGTTTAAACCTACCCGGTCCTAACGCATATATTCCCGAAATCAATCTGGAAATGTTCCGGGATTATGCCACGGTAAAAAATAAAGACATTTGGCTGAATAATTGCAGTTCTTTGCGAGAAATGGGTGATATTCTGCTAAATGCTAACGTTCACCTCAATCAGAAAGCCTCTCACGTTCAATCTCGTCGCGCCGCTTATTTTCGCGATTGGCAAGAAATTTTAGTTGCCGCTAGTGATGGCACTTTTGCCCGGGATATTCGCCTCACCCAATCGGTGGGCTATAATCTCCTCTGTGCCGATGGAACTAATCGTTCTAGCATTGGTAAACGGGTGGGTAGTACCAGTAATCCCGATTTTCTGCGGACTTGGAATGCCGAGGAATCGGCGGCAGAAGTGGCCGAATCGGCGGGTAAAATGCTTTACGCTGACTATGTAGAATCCGGCAGTTATCCCATCGTCATGGCCAATGAATTTGGCGGCGTTATCTTCCACGAAGCTTGTGGCCATTTGTTAGAAACTACCCAAATTGAACAAAAAACCACACCCTTTCTCGATAAAAAAGGCGAAAAAATCGCCCACGAAAATCTGACGGCTTGGGACGAAGGATTATCCGATAAAGCTTTCGGTACTATCGATATGGACGATGAGGGAATGCCGGCCCAGCGTACTCTCCTAATTGAAAATGGTATCCTAAAAAACTTCATTGCCGATCGCACCGGTTCAATGAAAACCGGCCATCCGCGCACAGGTAGCGGTCGCCGTCAAAACTACACCTATGCCGCCGCTAGTCGGATGCGGAATACCTACATCGCCCCCGGGGAATATAACCTCGATAATCTCTTTAATTCCATCGATAAAGGCATTTATTGCAAAAAAATGGGCGGTGGTAGTGTGGGGGCTACCGGTGAATTTAATTTCGCCGTCGAGGAGGCCTATCTTATCGAAAACGGCAACCTGACTAAACCCCTGAAAGGCGCGACTTTAATTGGTTCAGCTAAGGAGATTATGAATAAAATCTCTATGTGTTCCCAAGATTTAGGTCTAGCGGCGGGTTTTTGCGGTTCTGTCAGTGGTAGCGTTTATGTCACCGTTGGTCAACCCCATTTAAAAGTCGATTCTATTACCGTTGGCGGTCGCTAA
- a CDS encoding tetratricopeptide repeat protein — MSTLTGMGGIGKTELARQFGWQQWREKAYPGGICWLNVAESDGGFIGTSILDFARVHFKLTLPDEGELDIKIRYCWQNWLAGNVLIIFDDVRDYQQIKYYLPPQEEKRFQVLITTRKEYLSATIATFRVEVLKEEDALDLLRSYLGDNRIDTQIEEAKLLCQDLGYLPLGLELVARLLVRRQDWKISKIRQKLAENGLEEQILEKNPKFHGEMTAERGLKAAFNLSWEELNSEPDAQILALYLSLFALAPFFKEMILDLFPDEDGDTVEEWLTDSLVHLSLVQDKGEGWYEIHPLLRRYFRDKLEASPHAEPAKRRYCGIMAKKSAEMPQDVTVEIVEDFKPFLLHLQASVGEYPEYIADEDLARSYTGLARYYEGQGLYAIAEPYYQNCLTATRTRLGDNHPDVASSLNNLALLYESQGRYTEAEPLYLEALDLYKRLLGDNHPDVATSLNNLAGLYDSQGRYTEAEPLYLEALDLYKRLLGDNHPDVATSLNNLAGLYDSQGRYPEAEPLLLEALDLRKRLLGDNHPDVATSLNNLAGLYDSQGRYTEAEPLYLEALDLRKRLLGDNHPDVATSLNNLAGLYDSQGRYPEAEPLLLEALDLRKRLLGDNHPDVATSLNNLAGLYDSQGRYTEAEPLYLEALDLIKRLLGDNHPDVATSLNNLAGLYDSQGRYPEAEPLLLEALDLRKRLLGDNHPDVALSLNNLAGLYKSQGRYTEAEPLYLEALDLIKRLLGDNHPLVATSLNNLAGLYDSQGRYTEAEPLYLEALDLRKRLLGDNHPDVALSLNNLAVLYRSQGRYTEAEPLYLEALDLRKRLLGDNHPDVALSLNNLAYLYQYQGRYTEAEPLYLEALDLRKRLLGDNHPDVATSLNNLAGLYDSQGRYPEAEPLYLEALAIAEQALGENHPNTIIFRENYAICLRRGG, encoded by the coding sequence ATATCTACCTTAACGGGAATGGGAGGCATAGGTAAAACCGAACTAGCCAGACAATTTGGCTGGCAACAATGGCGAGAAAAAGCCTATCCAGGGGGTATATGTTGGTTAAATGTGGCAGAGAGTGATGGCGGTTTTATCGGTACTTCTATTTTAGATTTTGCCCGAGTACATTTCAAATTAACTTTACCGGATGAGGGAGAATTAGACATAAAAATTCGTTATTGTTGGCAAAATTGGTTAGCGGGAAATGTCTTAATTATTTTTGATGATGTACGGGATTATCAGCAAATTAAGTATTATTTACCACCGCAAGAGGAGAAACGCTTTCAGGTTTTAATTACCACTCGCAAGGAATATTTATCAGCGACAATTGCGACTTTTCGGGTAGAAGTTTTAAAAGAAGAAGATGCACTTGATTTATTGCGTTCCTACCTCGGAGATAACAGAATTGACACACAAATCGAAGAAGCTAAATTATTGTGTCAGGATTTGGGTTATTTGCCCTTAGGGTTAGAATTGGTGGCAAGGTTGCTGGTACGACGACAGGATTGGAAAATTAGCAAAATACGGCAGAAGTTAGCAGAAAACGGCTTAGAGGAGCAAATTTTAGAGAAAAATCCCAAGTTTCATGGGGAAATGACAGCAGAAAGAGGGTTGAAAGCTGCCTTTAATCTCAGTTGGGAGGAGTTGAATAGCGAACCAGATGCCCAAATTTTGGCACTTTACCTCAGTTTATTCGCTCTTGCGCCCTTTTTCAAGGAGATGATTCTGGATTTATTTCCCGATGAGGATGGGGATACAGTAGAGGAATGGTTAACCGATAGCTTAGTTCACCTGAGCTTAGTTCAGGATAAGGGTGAGGGTTGGTATGAAATTCATCCCCTGTTGCGTCGCTATTTTCGGGATAAGTTAGAAGCATCACCCCACGCAGAACCAGCAAAGCGCCGCTATTGCGGTATTATGGCCAAAAAATCGGCAGAAATGCCACAGGATGTGACTGTAGAAATCGTTGAAGATTTTAAACCTTTCCTTCTCCATCTGCAAGCATCTGTCGGGGAATATCCAGAATATATCGCTGATGAGGATTTAGCTCGGTCCTATACGGGTTTAGCTCGTTATTATGAAGGACAAGGATTGTATGCTATTGCTGAACCTTACTATCAAAATTGTTTAACCGCAACTCGAACCCGTTTAGGAGACAATCATCCCGATGTGGCAAGTTCCCTCAACAATTTAGCACTATTGTACGAATCCCAAGGCAGATACACAGAAGCGGAACCTCTCTATCTAGAAGCATTAGATTTGTATAAACGACTCTTAGGAGACAATCATCCCGATGTGGCAACTTCCCTCAACAATTTAGCAGGATTGTACGATTCCCAAGGCAGATACACAGAAGCGGAACCTCTCTATCTAGAAGCATTAGATTTGTATAAACGACTCTTAGGAGACAATCATCCCGATGTGGCAACTTCCCTCAACAATTTAGCAGGATTGTACGATTCCCAAGGCAGATACCCAGAAGCAGAGCCTCTCCTTCTAGAAGCATTAGATTTGAGAAAACGACTCTTAGGAGACAATCATCCCGATGTGGCAACTTCCCTCAACAATTTAGCAGGATTGTACGATTCCCAAGGCAGATACACAGAAGCGGAACCTCTCTATCTAGAAGCATTAGATTTGAGAAAACGACTCTTAGGAGACAATCATCCCGATGTGGCAACTTCCCTCAACAATTTAGCAGGATTGTACGATTCCCAAGGCAGATACCCAGAAGCAGAGCCTCTCCTTCTAGAAGCATTAGATTTGAGAAAACGACTCTTAGGAGACAATCATCCCGATGTGGCAACTTCCCTCAACAATTTAGCAGGATTGTACGATTCCCAAGGCAGATACACAGAAGCGGAACCTCTCTATCTAGAAGCATTAGATTTGATAAAACGACTCTTAGGAGACAATCATCCCGATGTGGCAACTTCCCTCAACAATTTAGCAGGATTGTACGATTCCCAAGGCAGATACCCAGAAGCAGAGCCTCTCCTTCTAGAAGCATTAGATTTGAGAAAACGACTCTTAGGAGACAATCATCCCGATGTCGCACTTTCCCTCAACAATTTAGCAGGATTGTACAAATCCCAAGGCAGATACACAGAAGCGGAACCTCTCTATCTAGAAGCATTAGATTTGATAAAACGACTCTTAGGAGACAATCATCCCCTTGTGGCAACTTCCCTCAACAATTTAGCAGGATTGTACGATTCCCAAGGCAGATACACAGAAGCGGAACCTCTCTATCTAGAAGCATTAGATTTGAGAAAACGACTCTTAGGAGACAATCATCCCGATGTCGCACTTTCCCTCAACAATTTAGCAGTATTGTACCGTTCCCAAGGCAGATACACAGAAGCGGAACCTCTCTATCTAGAAGCATTAGATTTGAGAAAACGACTCTTAGGAGACAATCATCCCGATGTGGCACTTTCCCTCAACAATTTAGCATATTTGTACCAATACCAAGGCAGATACACAGAAGCGGAACCTCTCTATCTAGAAGCATTAGATTTGAGAAAACGACTCTTAGGAGACAATCATCCCGATGTGGCAACTTCCCTCAACAATTTAGCAGGATTGTACGATTCCCAAGGCAGATACCCAGAAGCGGAACCTCTCTATCTAGAAGCTTTAGCAATTGCCGAGCAAGCTTTAGGGGAGAATCATCCTAATACAATAATATTTCGGGAAAATTATGCTATCTGTCTTCGTCGTGGGGGATAA
- a CDS encoding DUF5615 family PIN-like protein — protein sequence MKIRFLIDQDCPLSLSNLLNSKGYDAIHVKTSGLSGTKDPELFRFAQREQRIIISRDLGWANIKNYPPNTHCGLIILRFPFEAIAVEIRQVLENFINTVDIEEIIGSTVIVDKNKFRIRKSG from the coding sequence TTGAAAATTCGCTTTTTAATTGATCAAGACTGCCCCTTAAGTTTAAGCAACTTGCTAAATTCTAAAGGTTATGACGCTATTCATGTAAAAACCTCTGGACTAAGTGGCACAAAAGACCCTGAGCTATTTCGATTTGCTCAACGAGAACAGCGAATTATTATTAGCCGTGATTTGGGATGGGCTAATATCAAAAATTATCCTCCCAATACCCATTGTGGTCTGATTATTTTACGATTTCCTTTTGAGGCGATAGCGGTAGAAATTAGACAGGTTTTAGAAAATTTTATCAATACCGTAGATATAGAAGAAATTATTGGCTCAACGGTAATTGTGGATAAAAATAAGTTTAGGATCAGAAAATCTGGTTGA
- a CDS encoding type II toxin-antitoxin system HicB family antitoxin has protein sequence MNHQREFYVVIERDEDGYYVGEVPQLRGCYSQGETIDELMKNIREVIELCLQDDNPEDVSEFVGIEKVSI, from the coding sequence ATGAACCATCAAAGAGAGTTTTATGTTGTCATTGAACGAGATGAGGATGGATATTATGTTGGGGAAGTTCCTCAACTTCGGGGTTGTTACAGTCAAGGGGAAACGATTGATGAATTGATGAAGAATATCAGGGAAGTGATTGAACTTTGCTTGCAAGATGACAATCCTGAAGATGTGTCGGAGTTTGTTGGAATTGAAAAGGTGTCTATCTGA
- a CDS encoding RNA-guided endonuclease InsQ/TnpB family protein, whose translation MEKAYSFRFYPTPEQESLLRRTLGCVRLVYNKALHLRTQAWYEKQERVGYTETSSMLTEWKKQEELDFLNEVSCVPLQQGLRHLQTAFTNFFAGRTKYPNFKKKHQGGSAEFTKSAFKFKDKQIYLAKCTEPLPIRWSRQIPEACEPSTVTVRLHPSGRWHISIRFDDPTIKPLPPTDKAIGIDLGISSLVITSDGDKVSNPKHFKKHYRRLRKDPKSLSRKQKGSKNREKARIKVAKIHAQITDSRKDHLHKLTTQLVRENQTIVVENLAVKNLVKNPKLSQAISDVSWGEITRQLAYKCRWYGRNYIEIDRWFPSSKRCSNCGYIAEKMPLNIREWDCPDCGTHHDRDINASKNILAAGLAVSVCRATIRPEQSKSVKAGAEPRKGKKQKPKS comes from the coding sequence ATGGAAAAAGCCTATTCGTTTCGATTTTACCCCACACCCGAACAAGAGTCGCTATTGCGGCGCACTTTGGGCTGTGTAAGATTGGTTTACAATAAAGCTCTCCATCTCAGAACACAAGCATGGTACGAAAAGCAAGAAAGAGTAGGATATACTGAAACCTCTTCAATGCTAACCGAGTGGAAAAAGCAAGAAGAATTAGACTTTCTCAACGAAGTAAGCTGTGTACCTTTGCAACAAGGGTTAAGACACCTACAAACAGCTTTTACCAATTTCTTTGCTGGTCGTACTAAGTATCCTAACTTTAAGAAAAAACATCAAGGAGGAAGTGCCGAATTTACCAAATCTGCTTTTAAGTTCAAAGACAAACAAATCTATTTAGCTAAATGCACAGAACCTTTACCTATTCGATGGTCAAGACAAATACCAGAAGCTTGTGAACCAAGCACAGTAACAGTCAGATTACATCCTTCTGGACGTTGGCATATCTCAATAAGATTTGATGACCCAACAATTAAACCCTTACCCCCAACCGATAAAGCCATCGGAATTGACTTAGGAATTAGTAGCCTTGTGATTACCAGCGATGGAGACAAGGTATCTAATCCCAAGCATTTTAAAAAGCATTATCGGAGACTGCGAAAGGACCCAAAAAGCCTTTCTAGAAAACAGAAAGGGTCAAAAAATCGGGAAAAAGCGAGAATCAAAGTAGCCAAGATTCACGCCCAAATTACTGATAGTAGAAAAGACCATTTACACAAGCTAACCACTCAATTAGTTCGTGAAAACCAAACGATTGTGGTTGAGAATTTAGCCGTCAAGAATCTGGTCAAAAACCCGAAATTATCTCAGGCAATATCTGACGTTAGTTGGGGAGAAATAACTCGACAATTAGCCTATAAATGCCGTTGGTATGGGAGAAATTACATCGAAATAGATAGATGGTTTCCCAGTTCTAAAAGGTGTAGTAATTGCGGGTATATTGCTGAGAAAATGCCGTTAAATATTCGAGAATGGGATTGTCCAGACTGCGGGACTCACCATGACCGAGATATTAACGCCAGTAAAAACATTTTGGCCGCAGGACTTGCGGTGTCAGTCTGTAGAGCGACCATAAGACCAGAACAGAGTAAATCTGTTAAGGCAGGTGCGGAACCCCGCAAGGGAAAGAAGCAGAAACCCAAATCGTGA
- a CDS encoding DUF456 domain-containing protein: MTLVILYYFLIAIMIVGIIGELLPAIPGMSLILIAMLVWGFVTKFAGMGVALTVAFVILLLSLGVEFLASYLGAQKVGASNWSQIGLVVGLLAGIFGLLPALPIGGPIIGLFVGPVVGAFLGEYAYRRDLELTPRLQQSLKVCVGIVVGTVIGHVAKAMLATAAVIVFIVTTWPHLSSVISYQLSVISYQI, from the coding sequence ATGACTTTAGTAATTCTCTACTATTTCCTCATCGCCATCATGATAGTGGGGATAATTGGCGAACTGCTGCCCGCTATCCCCGGCATGAGTTTGATTTTAATCGCCATGCTGGTATGGGGTTTCGTCACCAAATTCGCAGGGATGGGGGTCGCTTTAACCGTGGCCTTTGTTATCCTTCTCCTCAGTCTGGGGGTGGAATTCCTCGCTAGTTATCTCGGCGCCCAAAAAGTTGGGGCGAGCAATTGGAGTCAAATCGGGCTAGTAGTGGGCTTATTAGCGGGAATATTCGGGCTTTTACCAGCTTTACCCATTGGCGGCCCAATTATCGGCCTATTTGTCGGTCCTGTGGTCGGGGCTTTTTTGGGAGAATACGCCTATCGTCGCGATTTGGAATTAACCCCCCGTTTGCAACAATCCCTAAAAGTCTGTGTCGGTATCGTCGTCGGTACAGTTATCGGTCACGTTGCCAAAGCTATGCTGGCCACGGCTGCCGTTATCGTCTTTATTGTCACCACCTGGCCGCATCTCTCTTCAGTTATCAGTTATCAGTTATCAGTTATCAGTTATCAGATTTGA
- a CDS encoding tetratricopeptide repeat protein, which produces MKKQLLGDNHPDVAASLNNLAYLYYSQGRYPEAEPLYLEAINIATQVLGENHPHTQTFYQNYLRMLSQLPEAELRQRFPLPHPLNPKPPHPRKQLLGRLIQGFLILLILPFYSLWLVLRWLLRRLGF; this is translated from the coding sequence TTGAAAAAACAACTCTTAGGAGACAATCATCCCGATGTGGCAGCTTCCCTCAACAATTTAGCATACTTGTACTACTCCCAAGGCAGATACCCAGAAGCAGAACCTCTCTATCTAGAAGCGATTAATATTGCTACCCAAGTATTAGGGGAAAATCATCCCCATACCCAAACCTTTTATCAGAATTATCTGAGGATGTTATCGCAATTACCCGAAGCAGAATTAAGACAACGGTTTCCTCTTCCTCATCCGTTGAACCCAAAACCCCCTCATCCCCGAAAACAGCTATTAGGAAGATTGATACAAGGGTTTCTGATATTGTTAATTTTACCCTTTTATAGCCTCTGGTTAGTCTTGCGGTGGTTGCTGAGGAGACTGGGTTTCTAA
- a CDS encoding TldD/PmbA family protein: protein MPKVEDIAQIANSSAQALGIAKYDIYGSSVDETDVDVFQGEPKQVQASNRSSVIVRVWNRDNQVGVTSTTDVDPVGLQLALKTAQEASFFGVKENVPDFSPAATAPTTEVASEMSNQAPVSTLIDKLLAAEKSLLAAHPAIASVPYNGLGQQQVRRFYLNSDGAMRQEARSYASVYLYTKTEQEGKKPRSAGAFRVSPGLEKLDIDGCIKEAISKTVSHLDYQPITTGKYLVVFAPRAFLSLIGAFSNLFNAQNVLDKQSLSTPESLGTQIAATALNLCDDALHPANVSAETFDSEGTPTRRVELIKEGILSNFLHSTITAKRMNTEPTGNGNIGAKVMVTPHFYHVFASANPPKSYSLETAENVVLIDSLQALHAGVNSLQGSFSLPFDGWLVNKNERISIDSATVAGDILTLLKSIVYLEPEAVITPSGVCPYVWVEGLSITGEA, encoded by the coding sequence ATGCCAAAAGTTGAAGATATCGCCCAAATCGCTAATTCTAGCGCCCAAGCTTTAGGAATTGCTAAATACGACATCTATGGTTCTTCTGTCGATGAAACCGATGTGGATGTGTTTCAAGGGGAACCGAAACAGGTACAAGCTTCCAATCGTTCCAGCGTTATCGTTCGCGTCTGGAATCGGGATAATCAAGTCGGTGTCACCTCGACCACCGATGTGGACCCGGTGGGACTGCAATTAGCCCTGAAAACCGCCCAGGAAGCCAGCTTTTTTGGCGTTAAGGAAAATGTCCCCGATTTTAGTCCCGCTGCCACCGCACCTACCACAGAAGTGGCCAGCGAAATGTCTAATCAAGCACCTGTATCCACTCTCATCGATAAGTTATTGGCCGCTGAAAAATCCTTACTAGCGGCCCATCCGGCTATTGCCAGTGTTCCCTATAACGGTTTGGGACAACAGCAGGTCAGACGTTTTTATCTCAATAGCGACGGGGCAATGCGTCAGGAAGCGCGTAGTTATGCCAGCGTGTATTTATACACCAAAACCGAACAGGAAGGCAAAAAACCCCGCAGCGCCGGTGCTTTTCGGGTGAGTCCGGGGCTGGAAAAATTAGATATCGATGGTTGCATCAAGGAAGCGATTAGCAAAACTGTTAGCCATCTGGACTATCAACCGATTACCACCGGTAAATATTTGGTGGTTTTTGCTCCCCGCGCCTTTTTGAGTCTAATCGGAGCATTTTCTAATCTGTTTAATGCCCAAAATGTCCTTGATAAACAGAGTCTTTCTACTCCTGAATCCCTGGGAACACAAATCGCCGCTACTGCCTTAAATTTGTGCGATGATGCCCTCCATCCCGCTAATGTTTCCGCGGAAACTTTTGATAGTGAAGGCACTCCCACCCGTCGTGTGGAATTAATTAAAGAGGGGATTTTGAGTAATTTTCTCCATAGCACGATTACCGCTAAACGGATGAATACAGAACCGACTGGCAATGGTAACATTGGCGCAAAAGTAATGGTTACTCCCCATTTTTATCACGTTTTTGCTAGTGCCAATCCACCAAAAAGCTATTCTTTGGAAACAGCAGAAAATGTGGTTTTAATTGATAGTTTACAGGCACTTCACGCAGGAGTTAATTCTCTGCAAGGTTCCTTCTCTTTGCCGTTTGACGGTTGGTTAGTTAACAAAAATGAGCGCATTAGCATCGATTCCGCTACCGTAGCCGGAGATATTTTAACACTGCTGAAATCGATTGTTTATCTGGAACCAGAAGCAGTTATTACTCCCAGTGGTGTTTGTCCCTACGTTTGGGTAGAGGGTTTATCAATCACAGGAGAAGCTTAA
- a CDS encoding type II toxin-antitoxin system VapC family toxin, which translates to MKIYLDTSALHRIFDDRSQVRIALEALAVQSILLLIQERTVELIISDALAYEISRNPYPENKMTAFSILRLANSYQVLTTETLNRGQQLETNDNIGKLDALHLACAESQQVDFFITCDDRLIKRYKGIMRICNPVEFILLMTESGDKS; encoded by the coding sequence ATGAAAATCTACTTAGATACTAGCGCACTCCATCGTATTTTTGATGATCGCTCTCAGGTACGCATTGCTCTTGAAGCTTTAGCAGTACAATCTATTCTATTGCTAATTCAAGAACGTACAGTCGAACTAATTATATCAGACGCACTTGCCTATGAAATCTCTCGCAATCCTTATCCAGAAAATAAAATGACTGCTTTTAGCATTTTACGACTTGCCAACTCTTATCAAGTATTGACAACTGAAACGTTAAATCGTGGACAACAACTAGAAACAAATGATAACATCGGTAAACTAGATGCTTTACATCTAGCCTGTGCCGAATCTCAACAGGTTGATTTCTTTATTACTTGCGATGATCGCCTCATCAAACGCTATAAAGGTATAATGCGTATATGTAATCCTGTCGAATTTATTTTACTAATGACTGAATCAGGAGATAAATCATGA